One Candidatus Thermodiscus eudorianus DNA segment encodes these proteins:
- a CDS encoding ZPR1-type zinc finger protein codes for MEHEIVEVGPCPACGAPGDYKYKLKWPGESSNDVVISVSFECPVCGYRVSGERIIVPLKALYLMRNMFMPRLRPVIEKMYLTSRMSLDR; via the coding sequence TTGGAGCATGAGATTGTCGAAGTAGGGCCTTGTCCGGCATGCGGGGCGCCCGGAGACTATAAGTATAAGCTGAAGTGGCCGGGCGAGTCCAGTAACGATGTAGTCATATCGGTTTCATTCGAGTGCCCTGTCTGCGGGTATAGGGTGTCTGGAGAGAGAATTATCGTCCCCCTCAAGGCTCTTTACCTGATGAGGAACATGTTCATGCCAAGACTGAGGCCGGTAATCGAGAAGATGTACTTGACATCTCGCATGTCCTTGGACAGGTAA
- a CDS encoding thiamine-binding protein, giving the protein MPIVSFKVVPITGERSVSKYVAEAVKVLVEEGFDPIVTPDTTVISLDDLTRVGEILGKIHDRLTGLGVNRVVTIVMVDDRRDKPGRHPLDLVKSVESMIREGSH; this is encoded by the coding sequence GTGCCGATAGTGTCTTTTAAAGTGGTCCCCATAACAGGCGAGAGGAGCGTGTCCAAGTACGTGGCCGAGGCGGTCAAGGTATTGGTGGAGGAGGGATTCGACCCCATAGTCACCCCCGACACGACGGTCATATCCCTGGACGACCTCACCAGGGTGGGCGAGATACTGGGTAAGATACACGATAGGCTCACTGGCCTGGGAGTGAACCGTGTGGTCACTATAGTGATGGTCGACGATAGGAGGGATAAACCCGGCAGGCACCCGCTCGATCTAGTAAAGAGTGTCGAATCCATGATCAGGGAGGGGAGCCATTGA
- the glmS gene encoding glutamine--fructose-6-phosphate transaminase (isomerizing) has product MCGIIGLTTEKRGNIAELLVEGLRRLEYRGYDSVGIALVGSNGLVIRKAAGKIDDFAKKIDFASLKGKAGIGHTRWATHGSPTDYNAHPHTDCRDEIAVVHNGVIRNFASLREELAARNHRLKSETDTELIAHLIEEYLARGDEFIVAFAKALSRLQGTYALAIVHRREPDRVYFARMRSPLLLGLGEGENAVASDIPALLTVTRRILPLEDGEFGYITPREVKIYRLNEEGVARVPAGELASRTKTIEWTPEAASKSGYPHFMIKEIYEQPQALYDTYNGSIEDPAVREAARLLVESDKVIIVAAGTSYHAGLVLHYFLSRLAKRISSPLIASEYEVLLPVVDKDTLVVAVSQSGETFDTLEAVRHYMERGAKVVGVTNVIGSALSRYADLSLYTRAGPEIGVAATKTYLTQILLLELLAVAASRENNVIDEDEARLLRNMIGDAPVVVKDAIEVGDPEARELSRVIQRSSMYILGRGLGAYLAKEAALKVKEIAYVHAEAYPAGESKHGPIALVDKGFPVFVLGTSDSPEVSGNAIEMRARGAWVRVVKPANLELDLPRDIMVQDSPPTSHILLEPFSIIPFFQLLAYHMAVRRGYDPDKPRNLAKTVTVE; this is encoded by the coding sequence GTGTGCGGTATCATCGGGTTAACCACGGAGAAACGTGGCAATATCGCCGAGCTGCTCGTCGAGGGCCTGAGGAGGCTGGAGTACCGGGGGTATGACAGCGTCGGCATAGCCCTTGTGGGGTCTAACGGCCTAGTCATACGTAAGGCCGCTGGCAAGATAGACGACTTCGCCAAGAAGATAGACTTCGCCAGCCTGAAGGGCAAGGCCGGGATAGGGCATACGAGATGGGCGACGCATGGGAGCCCAACCGACTACAACGCCCATCCCCACACCGATTGTAGGGACGAGATAGCAGTCGTCCATAATGGCGTCATAAGGAACTTCGCCTCTCTAAGAGAGGAGCTCGCGGCGAGGAACCATAGACTGAAGAGCGAGACCGACACCGAGCTCATAGCGCATCTAATAGAGGAATACCTTGCAAGAGGCGATGAGTTCATAGTGGCGTTTGCCAAGGCGCTATCGAGGTTACAGGGGACCTATGCCCTAGCCATAGTCCACAGGCGGGAGCCCGACAGGGTCTACTTCGCCAGGATGAGGAGCCCACTACTCCTAGGCCTAGGAGAGGGAGAAAACGCTGTTGCCAGCGACATCCCAGCCCTCCTAACCGTGACCAGGAGGATACTGCCCCTGGAAGACGGCGAGTTCGGATACATAACGCCCAGGGAGGTGAAGATATACAGGCTCAACGAGGAGGGAGTAGCCAGGGTCCCGGCCGGGGAGCTAGCGTCTAGGACGAAGACCATCGAATGGACCCCTGAAGCCGCGTCGAAATCCGGGTATCCACACTTTATGATAAAGGAGATATATGAGCAGCCCCAGGCCCTCTACGACACATACAATGGGTCCATCGAGGATCCGGCTGTGAGGGAGGCCGCCAGGCTACTCGTAGAGTCTGATAAGGTCATCATAGTAGCCGCTGGCACGAGCTACCACGCCGGCCTAGTCCTACACTACTTCCTATCCAGGCTCGCCAAGAGGATTTCGAGCCCCTTGATAGCATCGGAGTACGAGGTCCTGCTCCCGGTCGTGGACAAGGATACCCTCGTAGTCGCGGTCAGCCAGAGCGGGGAGACCTTCGACACCCTGGAAGCCGTGAGGCACTACATGGAGAGGGGAGCAAAAGTGGTTGGCGTTACAAACGTGATCGGCAGCGCCCTCTCAAGATACGCAGACCTCAGCCTCTACACTCGGGCCGGGCCCGAGATAGGAGTCGCCGCCACCAAGACATACCTGACACAGATACTGCTCCTCGAACTACTCGCCGTCGCCGCCTCTAGGGAGAACAACGTTATAGACGAGGACGAGGCCAGACTCCTAAGGAACATGATCGGAGACGCCCCAGTTGTGGTTAAAGACGCTATAGAAGTCGGAGATCCCGAGGCCCGAGAACTCTCCAGGGTCATCCAGAGAAGCAGCATGTACATACTAGGCCGCGGGCTCGGCGCGTACCTGGCTAAGGAGGCCGCATTGAAGGTGAAGGAGATAGCCTACGTCCATGCGGAGGCGTACCCCGCGGGGGAGAGCAAGCACGGGCCCATAGCCCTCGTCGACAAGGGCTTTCCCGTCTTCGTGCTAGGCACCAGCGACTCCCCAGAGGTATCCGGTAACGCCATAGAGATGAGGGCTAGGGGTGCGTGGGTCAGGGTAGTCAAGCCAGCGAATCTAGAGTTGGACCTGCCCAGGGATATCATGGTCCAGGACTCCCCGCCGACAAGCCACATACTCCTAGAGCCCTTCAGCATAATACCATTCTTCCAGCTACTAGCATACCACATGGCAGTCCGCAGGGGATATGATCCCGACAAGCCACGTAACCTAGCCAAGACGGTTACCGTCGAGTGA
- a CDS encoding aldehyde ferredoxin oxidoreductase family protein, with protein MEILRVNLSKSTVRVEELDEETVTLFLGGKSLGTLLVYREVPPATDPLSPSNKIVFAAGFFNALVPGASKVSVVSRSPLTGLIHDSSAGDFFGPLLRKAGFNGIVVEGASKDPVYLWVNDGEAEIRGAEKLWSLRVPQATRRIRDETSAKASVAVIGPGGENLVRFAHIAFDEERAAGRGGLGAVMGSKKLKGIAVYGSKKPSVADEESLSRLGRKWYDYFASSGRYADMRTYGTTNALLYSAQMGMSPSYNFRKPWIPVELAEKLGGGEVKKREAEPPWYIHGASCPIKCARYAKSRFKGFEFLVKPEYENLAMLGASTGVFDLDAVLYFNRLVDDLGIDSISTGNVIAWFLELVEEGLLDPASYGITAEGFGDAEAVERLINDIAYRRGIGAVLAEGVAEASRILGVGGERAVHVKKLEAPAWDPRGRRGLAVSYATADVGASHLRGWPRTRDPPSSGPARDVVKSMADARDLDALFDTLGICRFVPYPREAIVEFYKYVTGEERSIEDLLLVPRRAEALARIHAVLSGLYPPLHDDIPRRWMEPEPEGPLRGEKAFIDEQDKVEAIREYYRIRGWHPELGVPLPETVERLGLEWARGDALKALESAMKRSLA; from the coding sequence GTGGAGATCCTAAGGGTAAACCTGTCTAAGTCGACTGTGCGGGTTGAGGAGCTGGACGAGGAGACGGTCACCCTGTTCCTGGGCGGAAAATCACTGGGGACCCTGTTAGTCTACCGGGAGGTTCCACCGGCCACGGACCCCCTGTCGCCCTCCAACAAGATCGTGTTCGCCGCCGGCTTCTTCAACGCACTCGTGCCCGGTGCCAGCAAGGTAAGCGTCGTGTCCAGGAGCCCGCTCACGGGCCTAATCCACGACAGCTCTGCTGGAGACTTCTTCGGCCCCCTGCTTAGGAAGGCCGGGTTCAACGGGATAGTGGTCGAGGGGGCTTCAAAGGACCCGGTCTACCTCTGGGTGAACGACGGCGAGGCCGAGATCCGGGGCGCTGAGAAGCTGTGGAGCTTGAGGGTCCCTCAGGCCACCCGCAGGATTAGGGATGAGACCAGTGCCAAGGCTAGTGTAGCAGTCATAGGGCCGGGAGGCGAGAACCTGGTTAGATTCGCCCATATAGCCTTCGACGAGGAGAGGGCCGCTGGCCGCGGGGGCCTGGGGGCTGTCATGGGCTCCAAGAAGCTGAAGGGGATCGCCGTATATGGCTCCAAGAAGCCTAGCGTCGCCGACGAAGAATCCCTTTCCAGGCTAGGTAGGAAGTGGTATGACTACTTCGCGTCTAGCGGGAGGTACGCTGACATGCGCACGTACGGCACGACTAACGCCCTCCTATACTCCGCCCAGATGGGTATGAGCCCCAGCTACAACTTCCGGAAGCCGTGGATCCCGGTTGAGCTGGCAGAGAAGCTCGGAGGGGGCGAGGTAAAGAAGAGGGAGGCAGAGCCCCCATGGTATATACACGGGGCTAGCTGCCCGATCAAGTGCGCCCGCTATGCGAAGTCCAGGTTCAAGGGGTTCGAGTTCCTGGTCAAGCCCGAATACGAGAACCTCGCAATGCTCGGAGCCTCAACTGGCGTGTTCGACCTGGACGCCGTGCTCTACTTTAACAGGCTCGTCGACGACCTGGGAATTGACTCTATCAGCACCGGGAACGTGATAGCCTGGTTCCTCGAATTAGTCGAAGAGGGACTACTAGACCCGGCAAGCTATGGAATCACCGCCGAGGGCTTCGGCGACGCGGAGGCCGTCGAGAGGCTGATCAACGACATCGCATACAGGCGGGGAATCGGCGCCGTACTAGCCGAGGGGGTCGCCGAGGCCTCAAGGATACTTGGTGTCGGAGGCGAGCGGGCGGTGCACGTGAAGAAGCTGGAGGCACCGGCCTGGGACCCGCGTGGCAGGAGAGGACTCGCCGTCAGCTATGCCACGGCCGATGTAGGCGCCAGCCACCTAAGGGGATGGCCTAGAACCAGGGATCCCCCGAGCAGTGGGCCTGCTAGGGATGTAGTCAAGAGCATGGCTGACGCCAGGGACTTGGACGCGCTATTCGACACCCTTGGGATCTGCAGGTTCGTCCCCTACCCGAGAGAGGCTATAGTAGAGTTCTACAAGTACGTTACCGGCGAGGAGAGGAGTATAGAGGACCTGCTACTAGTGCCTAGAAGGGCCGAGGCGCTGGCCAGGATACACGCGGTGCTCAGCGGGCTCTACCCGCCCCTGCACGACGACATACCCAGGAGGTGGATGGAGCCCGAGCCCGAGGGGCCCTTAAGGGGTGAGAAGGCGTTCATCGACGAGCAGGATAAGGTGGAAGCCATAAGGGAGTACTATAGGATAAGGGGCTGGCACCCGGAGCTCGGGGTTCCACTGCCGGAGACTGTTGAGAGGCTCGGGTTAGAGTGGGCTCGGGGCGATGCCCTTAAGGCTCTTGAGAGCGCTATGAAGAGGTCCCTGGCCTAA
- a CDS encoding queuosine precursor transporter yields the protein MNEIRLDRASTLYAVLVALFTGSLVSSNYLASKLFSANILGYTVAAPAAVLAYAMTFLFTDIISEVYGRKAAGTAVLIGFATQIIVLLYNYFAIELPYAPFSPVGKEAYEAVVGSSATIIIASLTAYLISQTHDVWAFHFWKAKTRGRMLWLRNNASTMVSQLIDTAIFITLAFNILPRLMGGNPLPWSAVESIIVGQYIVKWLIALGDTPLVYLGTYLALNYIGVEIPGRLGVVGDRGYPGRSLFHDQGS from the coding sequence ATGAACGAGATACGGCTAGACAGGGCCTCAACCCTCTACGCGGTACTAGTCGCACTGTTCACCGGAAGCCTGGTCTCATCCAACTACCTGGCGTCGAAACTGTTCTCAGCAAACATACTAGGATACACCGTAGCGGCCCCAGCAGCTGTACTAGCCTACGCCATGACCTTCCTATTCACCGATATAATCAGCGAGGTCTATGGTAGAAAGGCAGCGGGCACCGCCGTCCTAATAGGATTCGCGACCCAGATAATAGTACTCCTCTACAACTACTTCGCCATAGAACTCCCCTACGCCCCCTTCAGCCCCGTCGGCAAGGAGGCCTACGAGGCCGTAGTAGGCAGTAGCGCTACCATAATCATAGCCAGCCTAACGGCATACCTCATAAGCCAGACCCACGACGTGTGGGCCTTCCACTTCTGGAAGGCCAAGACAAGGGGGAGGATGCTCTGGCTCAGGAACAACGCCTCGACGATGGTAAGCCAGCTAATAGACACGGCGATATTCATCACGCTAGCCTTCAACATACTACCGAGGCTAATGGGTGGAAACCCGCTCCCCTGGAGCGCGGTGGAGAGTATAATAGTGGGCCAGTATATAGTGAAGTGGCTTATAGCGCTGGGCGACACCCCGCTAGTGTACCTGGGCACATACCTCGCCCTCAATTATATAGGCGTGGAAATACCGGGGAGGCTTGGAGTCGTAGGAGACAGGGGCTATCCTGGTAGAAGCCTATTCCACGACCAGGGCTCCTAG
- a CDS encoding ASCH domain-containing protein — MAGKGKKRKVVFLGRHIMLKGEYAGKLFSGEKRATVRLGIVRVRHPEVIIHAGGRPVAKARIREIIVKQVKDLTDDDARLDGFKSKEELFRELKKMYRDISLDDYVSVITFDSIRRLDEQASEDPYRGLSPGDLARIALRYLKDELDDEERRILLDLTRTNSIRLTATRLYGGVHRRKNVRRVLRRALHRLKELGVLG; from the coding sequence GTGGCTGGCAAGGGTAAAAAACGGAAGGTCGTCTTCCTCGGAAGGCATATAATGCTCAAGGGGGAGTATGCTGGGAAACTGTTCTCGGGCGAGAAGAGAGCCACTGTGAGGCTCGGCATCGTCAGGGTAAGGCACCCAGAGGTCATAATACACGCGGGAGGCAGGCCCGTGGCAAAGGCCAGGATAAGGGAGATAATTGTAAAACAGGTGAAAGACCTAACGGATGATGACGCAAGGCTCGACGGTTTCAAAAGCAAAGAGGAGCTATTCAGGGAACTCAAGAAGATGTATAGAGACATCAGCTTAGACGACTACGTGTCGGTCATTACATTCGACTCGATCAGGAGGCTAGACGAGCAGGCCTCCGAGGACCCCTATAGAGGGCTATCCCCAGGCGACTTGGCTCGTATAGCGCTCAGGTACCTAAAGGACGAGCTTGACGACGAGGAGAGGAGGATCCTCCTTGACCTAACTAGGACCAATAGCATCAGGCTGACGGCTACTAGGTTGTATGGCGGCGTGCATAGGAGGAAGAATGTCAGGAGGGTTCTAAGAAGGGCCCTGCATAGGCTGAAGGAACTCGGTGTCCTGGGGTAG
- a CDS encoding MFS transporter, whose translation MDGQLKRLIIAGLAWGLSWGLLWSVLAPYLRGLGYTGSQYGLVGSTAVLSSAVFTLLGGSLSDRYGSRSVLVASSAIGTLALLLVSTGRTYLVAGGFFLNGMASGLGFVAQQALLARTGRDEELHYTYSYVSAASTLGGGMGSFLGWLPVLAHRYHGVPLLEAYRYSIVASSLILLLTIPVVLGLRERITVEGKRGYSLLGAARRFTRSFYLIAVINMVIGFGAAMSIHNIDYYFTAKYGVTSAELGSVFGLQELAMASLMIAMPRIADRAGGVLRVYLAVSYASIPLLIAMTLVDSFPVAAAIYLVRSVLMNVANPLFTAFVMRLVPMELRGTASAFLSLSWTIPAGGGRAVGGWLLDIDLELPLRLTAVLYTVALTILAVVFRREVGSGGGESRAMVAPGSA comes from the coding sequence ATGGATGGCCAGCTGAAACGCTTGATCATCGCCGGGCTAGCCTGGGGGCTCTCGTGGGGGCTGCTATGGTCGGTCCTAGCCCCGTACCTACGGGGCCTGGGCTATACTGGCAGCCAATACGGTCTAGTGGGGAGCACGGCTGTCCTTTCAAGCGCTGTATTCACTCTGCTTGGAGGGTCCCTCAGCGATAGATACGGGTCTAGGAGCGTGTTGGTGGCGAGTTCGGCGATAGGCACCCTCGCCCTGCTACTAGTATCGACCGGCAGGACCTACCTTGTAGCTGGCGGCTTCTTCCTCAACGGGATGGCTAGTGGCCTGGGCTTCGTCGCCCAGCAGGCCCTGCTGGCCCGTACCGGTAGGGACGAGGAGCTCCACTACACCTACAGCTATGTCTCGGCGGCGAGCACGCTTGGCGGTGGTATGGGTAGCTTCCTGGGATGGCTACCAGTGCTCGCACACCGGTATCACGGTGTGCCATTGCTTGAGGCATACAGGTATAGTATCGTGGCCTCGTCGCTCATACTATTGTTGACGATCCCGGTTGTACTGGGCTTGAGGGAGCGTATCACTGTAGAGGGGAAACGTGGGTATAGCTTGTTGGGGGCCGCTAGGAGGTTCACCAGGAGCTTCTACTTGATAGCGGTCATCAACATGGTTATAGGCTTTGGAGCGGCGATGAGCATCCACAACATAGACTATTACTTCACGGCGAAATACGGGGTGACTAGCGCCGAGCTGGGCAGCGTCTTCGGCCTCCAGGAGCTTGCAATGGCTTCTCTCATGATTGCAATGCCTAGGATCGCTGATAGGGCGGGCGGGGTATTGAGGGTATACCTGGCGGTCAGTTATGCTAGCATACCACTGCTCATAGCGATGACTCTAGTGGATAGCTTCCCGGTAGCTGCGGCGATCTATCTGGTTAGGAGTGTGCTTATGAATGTCGCGAACCCGCTCTTCACGGCCTTCGTTATGAGGCTTGTTCCAATGGAGCTACGGGGCACAGCCTCGGCCTTCCTAAGCCTCTCGTGGACCATACCGGCCGGTGGTGGAAGGGCTGTTGGAGGGTGGCTACTCGACATTGACCTGGAGCTCCCCCTTAGGTTGACCGCCGTGCTATATACTGTAGCGCTGACTATACTCGCCGTCGTCTTCCGGAGAGAAGTCGGGTCTGGGGGTGGGGAGTCTAGAGCTATGGTGGCTCCAGGTTCAGCCTAG
- a CDS encoding NDP-sugar synthase has protein sequence MFVVWTAILAGGWGKRLGPLTSKRPKPLIRLGGKRILDYTIGQVLQVRPEGGRIIVNPSMIPLEGAPPGFEVVAQKEPGLNNAISHALEDVPEREVLLSFTGYLARPNNIAARLLDSYSESQYPVVMALAPIASGLETFGFVSVGLKGNVERITETLEEWRAGRGYVFAGVLIGKSTVLRILYEKGFMDGMNVLARRGLVGAYIWEGDWLEIAYPWDLLEAYRLVLDKYSTTIRGRAEIDPSARIGNGVVIESNAVIEENVVVKGPAFIGSRARIEANSVIGPGTVIEEGSVIGPLSIVRRSVILEESRIGAGSVLASSIVGENSRLPPYTVARDGELAGIPEWMKGLVEGKPKKIVLGTVFAPYTTPDEITCKSLQPGTLVK, from the coding sequence GTGTTCGTCGTGTGGACGGCTATACTAGCTGGAGGATGGGGTAAGAGGCTGGGCCCACTGACTAGTAAGAGGCCCAAACCCCTTATCCGCCTAGGAGGCAAGAGGATACTCGACTATACCATAGGCCAGGTCCTACAGGTTAGACCCGAAGGTGGGAGGATTATAGTTAACCCATCAATGATACCGTTAGAGGGGGCTCCACCGGGCTTCGAGGTCGTAGCACAAAAGGAACCCGGCCTTAACAACGCGATAAGTCATGCCCTGGAAGACGTCCCTGAGAGAGAGGTGTTGCTTTCATTCACAGGATACCTTGCTAGGCCGAACAACATAGCTGCTAGGCTGCTGGACTCCTATAGCGAGAGCCAGTACCCCGTTGTCATGGCGTTGGCTCCTATAGCTAGTGGCCTGGAGACTTTTGGCTTCGTGAGCGTGGGCTTGAAGGGTAATGTGGAGAGGATAACCGAGACCCTTGAAGAGTGGAGGGCCGGGAGAGGCTACGTCTTTGCAGGCGTCTTGATCGGCAAGTCGACGGTCCTAAGGATATTGTACGAGAAGGGGTTCATGGATGGGATGAACGTTCTGGCCAGGAGGGGGCTCGTGGGAGCGTATATATGGGAGGGCGACTGGCTGGAGATAGCCTATCCATGGGATCTCCTAGAGGCGTATAGGCTGGTGCTAGACAAGTACTCTACTACTATAAGGGGCAGGGCGGAGATCGACCCCTCGGCTAGGATCGGTAACGGCGTCGTCATAGAGTCCAACGCGGTAATAGAGGAGAACGTTGTCGTCAAAGGCCCCGCCTTCATAGGCAGCAGGGCTAGGATCGAGGCTAACTCCGTGATAGGCCCTGGAACAGTGATAGAGGAGGGCTCGGTAATAGGGCCCCTATCCATAGTCAGGAGAAGCGTCATCCTAGAGGAGAGCAGGATAGGCGCGGGCTCGGTGCTAGCGTCAAGCATAGTCGGCGAGAACAGTAGGCTCCCACCCTATACTGTGGCCCGTGACGGGGAACTAGCCGGGATCCCCGAGTGGATGAAGGGCCTGGTTGAGGGCAAGCCCAAGAAAATAGTCCTCGGAACAGTCTTCGCCCCCTATACGACGCCAGACGAGATCACCTGCAAGAGCCTACAACCAGGCACGCTAGTTAAATAA